A window from Balaenoptera musculus isolate JJ_BM4_2016_0621 chromosome 8, mBalMus1.pri.v3, whole genome shotgun sequence encodes these proteins:
- the LOC118899275 gene encoding eukaryotic translation initiation factor 1-like: MSAIQNLHSFDPFADASKGDDLLPAGTEDYIHKRIQQRNGRKSLTTVQGIADDYDKKKLVKAFKKKFACNSTVIEHPEYGEVIQLQGDQCKNICQFLVEIGLAKDDQLKVHRF; this comes from the coding sequence ATGTCCGCTATCCAGAACCTCCACTCTTTCGACCCCTTTGCTGATGCAAGTAAGGGTGACGATCTGCTTCCTGCTGGCACTGAGGATTATATCCATAAAAGAATTCAACAGAGAAACGGCAGGAAGAGCCTTACTACTGTCCAAGGGATCGCTGATGATTACGATAAAAAGAAACTAGTGAAGGCGTTTAAGAAGAAATTTGCCTGCAATAGTACTGTAATTGAGCATCCAGAATATGGAGAAGTAATTCAGCTACAGGGTGACCAGTGCAAGAACATATGCCAGTTCCTCGTAGAGATTGGACTGGCTAAGGATGATCAGCTGAAGGTTCATAGGTTTTAA